Proteins encoded within one genomic window of Abyssibacter profundi:
- a CDS encoding pentapeptide repeat-containing protein, with the protein MDRCRLDRCRLDRCRLDRCRLDRCRLDRCRLDRCRLDRCRLDWRRRSRDLC; encoded by the coding sequence TTGGACCGGTGTCGTTTGGACCGGTGTCGTTTGGACCGGTGTCGTTTGGACCGGTGTCGTTTGGACCGGTGTCGTTTGGACCGGTGTCGTTTGGACCGGTGTCGTTTGGACCGGTGTCGTTTGGATTGGCGCCGTCGCTCCCGCGACCTTTGCTGA
- a CDS encoding flagellar FliJ family protein, translated as MRDPRRTEQLVQVYGLRKERAEAAVAGASARVEQARQQQQNLQRYMAEYAARPGEATLSAGALANRCAFVAKLADACRFQGQVVDQQQQGLQREYEKLQQRQTEQRRMEHLHANACSQQAQAQRQREQRAQDEAAVTQWIANSN; from the coding sequence ATGCGTGATCCTCGTCGAACCGAGCAACTGGTTCAGGTGTACGGGCTGCGCAAGGAACGGGCTGAAGCGGCGGTGGCGGGTGCCAGCGCCCGCGTGGAGCAGGCACGCCAGCAGCAACAGAACCTGCAACGCTATATGGCCGAATACGCTGCGCGGCCGGGCGAAGCCACGCTGAGCGCCGGCGCCTTGGCCAATCGCTGCGCCTTTGTTGCCAAGCTGGCCGATGCCTGCCGGTTTCAAGGCCAGGTGGTTGATCAGCAGCAGCAAGGACTGCAGCGAGAGTACGAAAAGCTGCAGCAACGTCAGACCGAGCAACGCCGCATGGAGCATCTACATGCAAACGCCTGCAGCCAGCAGGCCCAGGCCCAGCGACAGCGCGAGCAGCGCGCGCAGGATGAGGCAGCTGTCACGCAATGGATCGCGAACAGCAACTAG